A genome region from Anopheles stephensi strain Indian chromosome 2, UCI_ANSTEP_V1.0, whole genome shotgun sequence includes the following:
- the LOC118507447 gene encoding uncharacterized protein LOC118507447: protein MAKHLKTFQLKKRQAAELIKTVEQFTSEYTDDRVSEVSVCLDQLERYYEDFLQASAKVSELDEDGAETYVAERCEMDTRYRRVKGFLLRRQPSNPGVSDSVLIANSTMNTTGRSSAVNVRLPKIELPTFDGDSTKWLTFRDRFVAMIDSSADIPNIMKLQYLLSSLKGDAGLLFEHTTLTADNYDVTWTALLKRYDNPRTLVREYYRKIHHLPTVSRERVDELAQLVDEFTRHVNGLKKLDEPVEYWDTPLANLLLMKLDTATILAWENHSAQHTKDKYKELVDFLHSRVRILKSTREFSHTELNTRMVAGSKKIFEHRPRLVGNTATTGRAIPHMSAPQPPQPPCIFGCTEAHHLRVCPEFANKDVPQRREIATRERLCWNRLNRHHQVRDCRSSYRCTTCKARHHSLLHVNSAVTMAAQSDEEMVLLETVLLQLVDDHGNTYDARALLDSGSMCNFISETMAQRLLTPFSKVDVAISGIGQQMQHVKGSITAVVQSKGADFSTTMEFLVLKTPSADLPTTPINVESWFLPNIKLADPTFHVPGKVDLVIGGDTFWELHTGRKRSLGEGKPWLLETPFGWAISGNISRCSGPNLRLCHLATNEGDIAASLQRFWEAESILEGPALSLEEDLCEKYYASTTTRNAQGRYVVSYPKAVDPVLHDFYVDDLLTGAASVSEAIETRKQISSMLESAGFSLKKWALNIPAALDGVPSADLAIKSVLDWQEDQAVSTLGLVWEPFNDMFRFRVDLPPPAEELTRCLVLSYTARIFDPLGLLGPTVILAKRFLQRLWGLKHEGKTLDWNRPLPAEIQEEWRRFHSTLYVLRELRVPRLVAHSNPERLQLHLFADASQGAVSKSTSINSVKRNTDMKTLLSSVPPLTAAELQDAELRLCQRAQHDSFAEEMDDLKRGKLVSGRSRLKWLSPYLDPKGVLRVGGRLGNANIPESTKHPIVLAASHRLSTLLVENTHHQKIKRCTRGNNSC from the exons ATGgcgaaacatttaaaaacgtTTCAACTGAAAAAACGCCAAGCTGCCGAGCTAATTAAAACCGTGGAACAGTTCACCAGTGAATATACCGATGATAGAGTGAGTGAAGTATCAGTGTGTCTAGACCAGCTGGAAAGGTATTACGAAGATTTTCTCCAGGCAAGCGCGAAAGTTTCGGAGCTAGATGAGGATGGCGCGGAAACGTATGTGGCGGAACGTTGCGAAATGGACACGCGTTACCGACGCGTGAAGGGTTTCCTTCTACGAAGGCAACCCTCGAACCCGGGTGTGAGTGATTCGGTGTTGATCGCGAATTCAACGATGAATACTACGGGACGATCGAGTGCTGTGAATGTGCGTCTGCCGAAAATCGAATTACCTACGTTTGATGGTGATTCTACCAAGTGGCTTACTTTCCGGGACCGATTTGTAGCTATGATTGATTCTTCCGCGGACATTCCTaacatcatgaagctgcaatATCTGCTGTCGTCGTTAAAGGGTGATGCTGGATTGCTCTTCGAGCATACCACCTTAACAGCAGATAATTACGACGTGACGTGGACTGCTTTGCTGAAGCGATACGACAACCCGCGTACGCTtgttcgcgagtactaccggaagATTCATCACCTACCGACAGTGAGCCGTGAAAGggtggatgaattggcgcagctcgtggatgaattcacgcggcacgtgaacgggCTGAAGAAACTCGACGAGCCCGTTGAGTACTGGGATACGCCGCTCGCCAACCTCTTGCTGATGAAACTGGACACGGCGACcatcttggcttgggaaaaccattcagcacagcacacgaaaGATAAGTACAAGGAGTTAGTAGATTTCCTTCATAGTCGTGTCCGAATCCTTAAGTCAACGCGTGAGTTTTCCCATACTGAACTAAATACGAGAATGGTGGccggtagcaaaaaaatattcgaacaTAGACCAAGGTTGGTGGGTAACACAGCGACGACAGGAAGGGCAATACCGCATATGTCAGCGCCacagccaccacaaccaccgtgcATTTTTGGTTGCACGGAGGCTCACCATTTGCGGGTTTGTCCGGAATTCGCAAATAAGGACGTACCCCAACGGCGGGAAATCGCAACACGAGAACGGCTGTGTTGGAATCGCCTGAATCGTCATCACCAAGTGAGGGATTGCCGCTCGTCGTACCGGTGCACTACGTGCAAGGCACGACACCATTCACTACTACATGTGAATTCAGCGGTGACCATGGCTGCGCaatccgatgaggaaatggttcttttggaaacggtccttctccagctcgtggATGATCACGGCAACACGTATGATGCGCGGGCACTTCTCGATTCGGGATCGATGTGCAATTTCATTTCCGAAACCATGGCGCAGCGATTGCTAACACCATTTTCAAAGGTAGACGTTGCCATATCTGGTATAGGGCAACAGATGCAGCACGTCAAGGGTTCCATTACAGCGGTCGTTCAATCGAAAGGGGCTGACTTCTCTACAACAATGGAATTCCTTGTACTAAAGACTCCGTCGGCAGATCTTCCAACCACACCGATAAACGTAGAGTCGTGGTTCCTCCCGAATATAAAGTTGGCTGATCCTACTTTCCACGTCCCCGGAAAAGTAGATTTGGTTATTGGCGGAGATACATTTTGGGAACTACACACTGGAAGGAAGCGGTCactgggcgaaggaaaaccatgGTTGTTGGAGACACCGTTTGGATGGGCGATCTCTGGGAATATTTCCCGTTGTTCTGGGCCCAATTTGCGGTTGTGTCACCTGGCAACCAATGAAGGTGACATTGCAGCTTCGCTACAACGGTTCTGGGAGGCTGAGAGCATTTTAGAAGGCCCTGCGTTGTCTTTGGAAGAAGACCTGTGTGAGAAGTATTATGCTTCCACGACTACGCGAAATGCTCAAGGTCGCTATGTCGTGTCG TACCCCAAAGCCGTAGACCCGGTTCTGCATGATTTTTATGTGGATGACTTGCTGACTGGTGCAGCAAGTGTTTCAGAAgccatcgagacacgtaaacAGATATCATCGATGTTGGAATCAGCGGGCTTCTCACTAAAGAAATGGGCGTTGAACATACCGGCTGCGCTTGATGGTGTTCCAAGCGCCGATTTGGCCATCAAATCAGTTCTAGACTGGCAAGAAGACCAAGCAGTCTCAACActgggcttggtttgggaaccattCAACGATATGTTTCGGTTTCGTGTGGATTTGCCACCCCCTGCAGAAGAGCTGACACGATGCCTGGTGTTATCATACACGGCCAGAATCTTCGATCCTCTTGGTCTGTTGGGACCAACGGTGATACTCGCCAAGAGGTTCCTGCAACGCCTATGGGGATTGAAGCACGAGGGGAAGACGCTGGACTGGAATCGTCCGCTACCAGCGGAGATTCAGGAAGAGTGGAGGAGGTTCCACTCAACGCTCTATGTGTTACGCGAACTGCGAGTACCTCGATTGGTGGCACATAGCAATCCGGAAAGGCTGCAGCTGCATCTCTTCGCGGATGCATCTCAAGGAGC GGTGAGCAAGTCAACGTCGATCAACAGCGTCAAGCGGAATACGGACATGAAGACGCTATTGAGTTCcgttccaccgcttacagcgGCGGAGTTGCAGGATGCGGAACTGAGGTTGTGTCAACGGGCACAACATGATTCGTTTGCGGAGGAGATGGACGACCTGAAACGAGGAAAGCTGGTGAGCGGAAGGTCGAGACTAAAGTGGTTGTCTCCATACCTCGACCCAAAgggtgtgttacgcgtcggtggccggcttgGTAACGCCAACATACCAGAGTCAACCAAACATCCGATTGTCCTCGCTGCATCACATCGGCTGTCGACACTACTGGTCGAGAacactcatcatcaaaagATCAAAAGATGCACGCGGGGCAACAATTCATGTTAG